The following are encoded together in the Vigna unguiculata cultivar IT97K-499-35 chromosome 2, ASM411807v1, whole genome shotgun sequence genome:
- the LOC114173632 gene encoding importin-9, whose product MDQDQQWLLNCLSATLDPNPEVRCFAEASLDQASRQPGFGSALSKVTANKELAVGLRQLAAVLIKQLVKKHWQEGEDTFEPPVISTDEKEIIRRMLLLALDDPHRKICTAIGMAVASIAVHDWPELWPDLLPFLLNLINNQANLNGVHGAMRCLTLLCSDLDDQMVPTLIPSLFPSLLTIVSSPQKYDKYIRSKALSIIYSCTSMLGTMSGVYKAETSSLIAPLLKPWMGQFSSILEIPVQSENPDDWSIRMEVLKCLNQFIQNFSSLFKSEFEVILGPLWNTFVSSLRVYEKAAIEGTEDSYDGRYDSDGSEKSLDSFVIQLFELMLTIVGNTRLKKVVGANIRELVYYTIAFLQMTEQQVHTWSADANQFIADEEDATYSCRISGVLLLEEVVNSYDDEGICAIIDSTKQWFNESQIRKAAGNASWWRIREATLYALSSLSEQLFETEETRVYSSDLKHLLEQIFAVDSLIGPLECPFLYARIFTSVAKFSSLISSGLVEHYLYLGMKAVTIDVPPPVKVGACRALSNLLPEATNEVIQSQLLGLFSSLIDLLNHASEETLHMVLDTLLAAVKAGRESSTVVENMISPVILNVWASHVSDPFISIDALEILETIKSIPGCIHPLVSRILPYVGPILNKPQEQTEGLVAGSLDLVTMLLKNAPADVVKAIYDVSFNAVIKITLQSDDHSEIQNATECLSAFISGGRQEILAWGSDSGSIMRSLLDIASRLLNPELESSGSLFVGSYILQLILHLPSHMAVHIRDLVAALVKRMQSAQNAVLRSSLLIVFARLVHMSVPNVGDFIDLMISIPADGHDNSFAYVISEWTKLQGDIQGAYQIKVTTSALALLLTSRHNELGKIHVQGHLIKSGEGVTTRSKAKSAPNQWVILPLPTKIVALLADALTEIQEQVLEADVVDSDWEEVEADGIENDRDFLYSVSSPLGKATDEHLQAMAKVFNEDRDDQYDDNLFSVADPLNQINLANYLVDFFVSFSQSDRQLLDHICQSLTQSQRNAIQMVLKR is encoded by the exons ATGGATCAAGATCAACAATGGCTACTCAATTGTTTGTCTGCCACACTCGACCCCAACCCAGAGGTTCGATGTTTCGCCGAGGCATCCCTCGATCAGGCCTCTCGCCAACCAG GTTTTGGCAGTGCATTATCAAAAGTTACTGCAAACAAGGAGCTCGCGGTGGGACTGCGTCAA TTAGCTGCTGTCCTTATTAAGCAGTTAGTTAAAAAGCATTGGCAGGAGGGTGAGGACACTTTTGAACCCCCTGTTATCTCTACTGATGAAAAG GAAATCATCCGAAGAATGCTTCTATTGGCATTGGATGACCCTCATAGAAAAATTTGTACGGCCATTGGTATGGCTGTTGCATCTATTGCAGTGCATGACTGGCCGGAGTTATGGCCAGATTTGTTACCATTTCTTCTAAATTTGATCAATAACCAAGCCAACTTGAATGGAG TGCATGGCGCCATGAGATGCTTGACTCTTCTCTGTTCGGACTTGGATGATCAAATGGTTCCAACATTAATACCTTCTCTGTTCCCGAGTTTGCTGACAATTGTATCATCTCCCCAG AAATATGACAAATACATTCGATCAAAGGCCCTTTCTATAATCTATTCTTGTACATCTATGCTGGGGACAATGAGTGGTGTCTACAAG GCAGAAACAAGTTCTCTGATAGCTCCTTTGCTTAAACCATGGATGGGCCAATTCTCTTCTATTCTAGAAATTCCAGTTCAATCTGAAAATCCCGATGATTGGAGTATCAGAATGGAG GTTTTGAAGTGCTTGAATCAGTTCATTCAAAATTTTTCAAGTCTCTTTAAAAGTGAATTTGAGG TTATACTAGGACCTCTGTGGAATACATTTGTCTCTTCTTTGAGAGTTTATGAGAAAGCTGCTATTGAAGGAACTGAAGATTCATATGATGGAAGATATGATTCTGATGGTTCGGAGAAAAGTCTTGATTCATTTGTTATCCAG cTCTTTGAACTCATGCTGACCATTGTGGGTAATACAAGACTGAAAAAG GTGGTTGGGGCTAATATCAGAGAATTGGTGTACTATACTATTGCTTTTCTTCAGATGACAGAACAGCAG GTTCATACATGGTCTGCGGATGCTAACCAGTTCATTGCTGATGAAGAGGATGCCACTTATAGCTGCCGCATCTCTG GTGTGCTTTTACTGGAAGAGGTTGTGAATTCTTATGACGATGAAGGAATTTGTGCTATCATAGACAGTACAAAACAATGGTTTAACGAGTCTCAAATCAGAAAAGCAGCTGGCAATGCAAGTTGGTGGAGG ATAAGAGAAGCTACTTTGTATGCCCTATCATCTCTTTCAGAACAACTATTTGAGACAGAG GAAACCAGGGTTTATTCAAGTGACTTGAAGCACCTGCTTGAGCAGATTTTTGCAGTAGACTCTCTAATAG GTCCTCTTGAATGCCCATTTTTATATGCACGCATTTTTACTTCAGTTGCTAAATTTTCTTCTTTG ATAAGCAGTGGCTTAGTAGAGCACTATCTCTATTTAGGAATGAAGGCAGTTACAATTGATGT GCCCCCACCTGTAAAAGTAGGTGCCTGTAGAGCCCTTTCTAACCTCCTTCCTGAAGCAACAAATGAAGTTATCCAATCGCAGTTGTTGGGTTTATTTTCATCCCTCATTGATCTTCTTAATCAT GCATCAGAGGAAACCTTGCACATGGTACTTGATACATTACTTGCTGCAGTAAAAGCAG GTCGTGAATCATCAACGGTAGTTGAAAACATGATTTCTCCTGTAATCCTTAATGTGTGGGCATCGCATGTTTCGGATCCTTTTATCAGTATTGATGCACTTGAAATTCTTGAG ACTATAAAAAGCATTCCTGGATGCATACATCCATTGGTTTCCAGAATTTTGCCGTATGTTGGACCAATTTTGAATAAA CCCCAAGAGCAAACTGAAGGCTTGGTTGCTGGATCACTAGATCTGGTAACAATGTTACTGAAG AATGCCCCTGCTGATGTAGTGAAAGCAATATATGATGTCTCTTTTAACGCTGTTATCAAAATAACCCTTCAAAGTGATGACCATAGTGAAATTCAG AATGCTACAGAGTGTTTATCTGCATTTATATCTGGGGGAAGACAAGAAATTCTTGCGTGGGGATCTGATTCTGGATCAATTATGAGAAGTTTACTTGATATAGCTTCAAG ATTACTAAACCCGGAACTGGAAAGCTCCGGGTCTCTCTTTGTTGGGAGTTACATTCTTCAACTTATTTTGCATTTGCCATCACATATGGCAGTACATATACGAGACTTGGTTGCTGCACTTGTCAAACGTATGCAATCTGCTCAAAATGCCGTCCTGCGAAGCTCATTGCTAATTGTTTTTGCTAGACTG GTACACATGAGCGTTCCTAATGTTGGAGATTTTATTGATTTGATGATCTCAATTCCTGCGGATGGACATGACAATTCGTTTGCTTATGTGATTTCAGAATGGACCAAGCTGCAGG GTGATATACAGGGAGCATatcaaataaaagtaactaCAAGTGCCCTGGCCTTGTTGCTAACCAGCAGGCACAATGAATTGGGAAAAATACATGTCCAAGGCCATCTAATTAAG TCTGGTGAGGGAGTGACCACAAGATCAAAAGCTAAGTCAGCTCCGAATCAATGGGTAATATTACCACTTCCCACCAAg ATAGTGGCTTTGTTGGCGGATGCATTAACTGAAATACAAGAACAAGTTTTGGAAGCTGATGTTGTG GATAGTGACTGGGAAGAAGTTGAAGCAGATGGCATTGAAAATGATAGAGATTTTCTTTATTCGGTGTCTTCACCTTTGGGAAAAGCCACTGATGAACATCTTCAAGCAATGGCTAAAGTATTTAATGAG gatCGAGATGATCAGTATGACGATAACCTTTTTAGTGTTGCCGATCCCCTCAATCAG ATAAATCTGGCAAATTACCTTGTTGATTTCTTTGTTAGCTTTTCGCAATCTGACAGACAGCTCTTAGATCACATTTGCCAG AGTTTGACTCAGTCTCAACGAAATGCCATTCAAATGGTACTGAAGAGATGA